Proteins encoded by one window of Candidatus Mesenet endosymbiont of Phosphuga atrata:
- a CDS encoding ankyrin repeat domain-containing protein produces the protein MLTNQNKSQAELDHSLFKALYKRDINEIKNLLEQGANVNAENLNGSSPLHIAIQHNSSVMIIKMLLEYGAKIDALNRDGRTPLHIAASKRKLIATKELLKNGANVNIKDCNGMTPLKLHIEDNTQKQPKLLGNITFLLLVFGANLIDEIDDNSIFNKRMKKFNRIKSKYPNCAQLIQANEASKATLQYKDIQKLDEKLKNINNSYYFFIYDALQNLKQYMLEKSTAQYISDLSNRDTVLNTLQKAYAAPVREIYNRIEFTSVTIVFPKINDKPQ, from the coding sequence ATGTTAACTAATCAAAATAAATCACAAGCTGAACTTGATCATAGTCTTTTTAAAGCTCTTTATAAAAGAGATATAAACGAAATTAAAAATCTATTAGAACAAGGTGCAAATGTTAATGCTGAAAATTTGAACGGAAGTAGTCCTTTGCATATTGCTATTCAGCATAATAGCAGTGTCATGATAATAAAAATGTTATTAGAATATGGTGCAAAAATTGACGCTTTGAATAGAGATGGTAGAACGCCTTTACATATCGCCGCATCAAAACGTAAATTAATAGCAACAAAAGAGTTATTAAAAAATGGAGCAAATGTTAATATTAAAGATTGTAATGGTATGACACCTTTAAAATTACATATTGAGGATAATACACAAAAACAACCCAAACTTCTTGGTAATATCACCTTTTTACTTTTAGTTTTTGGTGCTAACTTAATTGATGAAATAGATGATAACTCTATTTTTAATAAACGTATGAAAAAATTTAACAGAATAAAAAGTAAATACCCCAATTGTGCACAATTGATACAAGCAAATGAAGCTTCAAAAGCCACTTTACAATATAAAGATATTCAAAAATTAGATGAAAAACTTAAAAATATTAATAATTCTTATTATTTTTTTATATATGATGCACTACAAAACCTTAAGCAATACATGCTGGAAAAATCTACAGCACAATACATATCAGATTTATCTAATAGAGATACTGTACTTAATACATTACAAAAAGCTTATGCAGCACCCGTCAGAGAAATCTACAATAGAATTGAATTCACTAGCGTAACTATAGTCTTTCCTAAAATAAACGATAAACCTCAATAA
- the lipA gene encoding lipoyl synthase, with protein MQSKPEWLRVKAPSGDVFNETLNIVKLYNLHTVCEEAACPNIGECWNKRHATVMILGSVCTRACAFCNVATGIPDKLDPHEPENLAIAVKKLGLKHVVITSVDRDDLPDGGAEQFIRCIEEIRKINSSTTVEILTPDFLNKEGVIEKIAKVGPDVYNHNVETVPRLYAKIRPRARYFHSLFLLKKVKQNNSDIFTKSGLMVGLGEAKEEILQVMDDLRAADVDFITIGQYLRPTPKHAKVDRYVTPEEFEYYKYAAYSKGFQMVSSSPLTRSSYHAEEDFNRLKAAKKFAL; from the coding sequence ATGCAAAGTAAGCCTGAATGGCTAAGAGTTAAAGCTCCATCTGGTGATGTTTTTAATGAAACTTTAAATATAGTTAAATTATATAATTTACATACAGTATGTGAAGAAGCAGCATGTCCTAATATTGGAGAATGTTGGAATAAACGTCATGCAACAGTGATGATTTTAGGATCAGTGTGTACGCGTGCTTGTGCATTTTGTAATGTTGCAACAGGAATTCCTGATAAACTTGATCCTCATGAGCCAGAAAATTTGGCAATTGCCGTAAAAAAACTAGGTTTAAAGCATGTTGTAATTACTTCTGTTGATAGGGATGATCTTCCAGATGGTGGAGCTGAGCAATTTATCAGATGTATAGAGGAAATAAGAAAAATTAATTCCAGTACAACAGTGGAAATTTTAACACCAGATTTTTTAAATAAAGAAGGGGTAATTGAAAAAATAGCAAAAGTGGGCCCAGATGTTTATAATCATAACGTTGAAACAGTACCTAGATTATATGCTAAAATTAGACCGCGTGCTCGCTATTTTCATTCTTTATTTTTACTTAAAAAAGTTAAGCAAAATAATAGCGATATTTTTACTAAATCTGGGCTTATGGTTGGTCTTGGAGAGGCGAAAGAGGAAATACTGCAGGTTATGGATGACTTGCGAGCAGCTGATGTCGATTTTATCACAATTGGCCAATATCTCAGGCCTACACCTAAGCATGCCAAAGTTGATCGCTATGTTACTCCAGAAGAATTTGAATATTATAAGTATGCAGCTTATTCCAAGGGGTTTCAAATGGTATCATCAAGCCCATTAACTAGATCTTCATATCATGCCGAAGAAGATTTTAACAGACTCAAAGCTGCTAAAAAATTCGCTTTATAG
- a CDS encoding protein-disulfide reductase DsbD family protein yields the protein MSFINAIISAFIGGIILNCMPCVFPVLSLKFLSILKKAKGLSNLTIKIEGLAYTVGVLLCMFILAVLLLILRSMGGAVGWGYQMQSPIFILVLLYLMFLIGLSFSGFYDISFILPNFGNKYINQSNCIGSFCTGVFAILVATPCSAPFMASAVGFALTQPTLHFLLIFQALGFGVAFPYLLISFFPTILKFLPKPGQWMETVKQFLAFPMYLSSIWLFWVLIKESNANTILPALTGLLLLVFSIWVLTKLSSRIYTVVLLIFLNLLPFAVVKNMVYVQDTNVADFSIDKLISLVQNERNVLVAVGADWCVTCKINEHLLTSKDMQTLLRSKNVMYMKADWTKKDEKITEYLLKFKRGGVPLYVLYFHNKEGKILPQILSKEVLVSELQ from the coding sequence ATGAGTTTTATCAATGCCATAATTTCTGCATTTATTGGTGGTATTATTTTAAATTGTATGCCATGTGTTTTCCCTGTTCTTTCACTAAAATTTCTTTCAATTTTAAAAAAAGCTAAAGGTCTTAGTAATCTTACAATAAAAATTGAAGGTCTTGCCTACACCGTTGGTGTGTTGCTTTGTATGTTTATATTAGCAGTGTTGCTATTAATACTACGTAGCATGGGCGGTGCTGTAGGTTGGGGATATCAAATGCAGTCTCCCATATTCATATTAGTGCTACTATACCTTATGTTTTTAATAGGATTATCCTTTTCTGGATTCTATGACATTTCTTTTATTTTACCTAACTTTGGCAACAAATACATAAATCAATCAAATTGCATTGGTAGTTTTTGTACTGGAGTATTTGCAATTTTAGTTGCAACTCCATGTTCTGCACCATTTATGGCATCTGCTGTAGGTTTTGCTTTAACTCAACCAACTTTACACTTTTTACTTATTTTTCAAGCACTAGGATTTGGCGTGGCTTTTCCTTATCTTCTTATATCATTCTTTCCAACTATTCTTAAATTTTTGCCAAAGCCAGGGCAATGGATGGAGACTGTTAAACAATTTTTAGCTTTTCCAATGTACCTCTCAAGTATCTGGCTATTTTGGGTATTGATTAAGGAATCAAATGCTAACACCATACTACCAGCACTAACAGGACTTTTACTCTTAGTTTTTAGTATTTGGGTACTCACTAAATTAAGCTCAAGAATTTATACAGTTGTGCTTCTAATTTTCCTAAATTTGCTTCCATTTGCTGTAGTGAAAAATATGGTGTATGTGCAAGACACTAATGTTGCTGATTTCTCCATCGATAAACTGATCAGTCTAGTTCAAAATGAACGCAATGTTTTAGTTGCAGTTGGTGCTGATTGGTGTGTGACGTGTAAGATTAATGAGCATTTACTAACATCAAAGGATATGCAAACTCTTTTAAGAAGCAAAAATGTTATGTATATGAAAGCAGATTGGACAAAAAAAGATGAAAAAATTACCGAGTATCTACTAAAATTCAAAAGAGGTGGTGTGCCTTTATACGTGTTATATTTTCATAATAAGGAAGGAAAAATTCTACCACAAATTCTTAGTAAAGAAGTATTGGTATCTGAATTACAATGA